The following are from one region of the Oscarella lobularis chromosome 3, ooOscLobu1.1, whole genome shotgun sequence genome:
- the LOC136185530 gene encoding E3 ubiquitin-protein ligase AMFR-like: MPLASTRSFPLPSLKVYTAVSVLILIVALITARQLSATNPNVEEANATQNDDNNATTSSSTFPKWPAINMAYCLLLLLGTLAQKAVFGELRVGEQQMVKEKTMNYIFHKFVFLFGVLNIEEFEELLTWITWLALVGFFAIWVSMTKMRSEYVCQSPHTAKLTHFKFIGVLAVILVSSAALFSIALLMEPIETDYGIDYLVFMGAECLLLGLRALHAIAKHCIHVYDEARPGTWENQAVVSYYTDLVGEMAILGVDFVHHLHMMIWANVFLSMASLVIFMQLRTLYAEMRKRIDKHRNFVRVSQSLETRFPLATKEQLEGNDDNCAICWDKMENARLLPCGHLFHLSCLRSWLEQDTSCPTCRVNLGETQETPSNEANWQPAVETPQNMDLSPFVRNRGERRRNNLFRFDGRQLASWLPIFSVQVVQEGRQRPVTQMERMARAVQDVLPDYPMDLIMSDLAQTRSADQTVQNLLERSPFQESALSREPTGSSSLRLRRPATPPSNSTVSQSEDPVVQPTEEPTETADQSAAEDDEGGGGIGPLPHYQAEVVLPSELVDSDGEKGYQSETDRPSTESNRDEGETCSSSTNLGLETAV; encoded by the exons ATGCCTCTCGCCTCTACTCGCTCCTTTCCCTTGCCTTCGCTGAAAGTGTACACCGCCGTCAGCGTTCTTATCCTAATAGTCGCTCTCATCACGGCGAGACAACTGTCCGCGACGAATCCCAACGTAGAAGAAGCGAACGCAacgcaaaacgacgacaacaacgcaacgacgtcatccAGCACCTTTCCCAAATGG CCGGCAATCAACATGGCCTACTGCCTACTCCTTCTATTGGGAACCCTCGCTCAAAAAGCCGTCTTTGGAGAGCTCAGAGTTGGCGAACAACAG atggtgaaagagaagacgatgaaTTACATCTTTCACAagttcgtctttctcttcggcgTTTTGAACattgaagaatttgaagaacTTCTGACGTGGATCACTTGGCTTGCCCTCGTTGGCTTCTTTGCCATCTGGGTGTCCATGACGAAAATGCGAAGTGAATac GTCTGTCAATCGCCACACACAGCAAAACTGACCCACTTCAAATTCATAGGCGTACTCGCTGTCATTCTAGTGAGCAGTGCCGCTCTTTTTAGCATAGCTCTTTTGATGGAGCCCATTGAAACCGATTATGGGATAGACTATTTAGTTTTCATGGGAGCAGAA TGTCTGCTTCTTGGTCTTCGAGCCTTGCATGCTATTGCCAA GCATTGCATTCATGTCTATGACGAGGCGAGGCCGGGGACGTGGGAAAATCAGGCCGTCGTTTCATATTACACCGATCTGGTGGGCGAAATGGCGATACTTGGCGTCGACTTTGTTCATCATCTTCACATGATG ATTTGGGCCAACGTTTTCCTGAGCATGGCCAGTTTGGTTATTTTCATGCAGCTGCGCACTCTCTACGCCGAAATGCGTAAACGCATCGACAAGCATAGGAATTTTGTGAGAGTGAGCCAAAGCTTGGAGACAAG GTTCCCGCTTGCGACGAAAGAACAGCTAGaaggcaacgacgacaattgtGCTATCTGTTGGGATAAGATGGAAAACGCGCGTTTATTGCCCTGCGGTCACTTATTCCACTT atcgTGCTTGCGTTCTTGGTTGGAGCAGGACACGAGCTGTCCAACGTGTCGCGTCAATTTAGGAGAAACGCAGGAGACGCCATCGAATGAAGCGAACTGGCAACCGGCAGTGGAGACGCCCCAAAACATGGATCTCTCGCCCTTCGTTCGCAATCGCggcgaaaggcgacgaaataacttgtttcgattcgacg gaagaCAGTTGGCTAGCTGGTTACCCATTTTCTCTGTGCAAGTCGTTCAGGAGGGGAGACAGAGGCCAGTGACCCAGATGGAGAGAATG gCACGTGCTGTGCAGGACGTTCTGCCTGATTATCCCATGGATTTAATTATGAGTGATTTGGCGCAAACTCGTTCAGCCGATCAAACGGTTCAGAATCTTTTGGAAAGATCTCCTTTTCAGGAATCG GCTTTGTCGCGTGAGCCAACGGGATCATCCAGCCTAAGACTTCGTAGGCCGGCTACACCTCCTTCAAATTCAACCGTGTCGCAGTCAGAAGACCCGGTTGTTCAGCCTACTGAAGAACCAACTGAAACGGCTGACCAAAGTGCGGCAGAGGATGATGAAGGCGGTGGTGGAATTGGGCCACTTCCTCACTATCAAGCCGAAGTTGTATTGCCTTCAGAATTAGTCGACTCGGACGGCGAAAAAGGGTATCAGTCAGAAACGGATCGTCCCAGTACAGAAAG CAATAGAGATGAAGGTGAAActtgttcgtcgtcgaccaaTTTAGGACTAGAAACAGCAGTGTAA
- the LOC136185544 gene encoding DNA replication complex GINS protein PSF3-like produces the protein MSSSFVAASQSSARTGSRYFDIDDILATNQKMPCQFDQAAIGLGFIDPSSDDRDVPVGAKLELPLWLARALAIRRRPFVVVELPVAYRTTYRDILSADANVVDLHKLGPFFYDVGMKLLEFEHDEREALSRTLLETFLNRFRRIMDLAQNAFHEDTSTMTEKLDNVERWLFDAGQTGMRQFEIWERMTSSRLVASTAAVNHRKRKRDNRE, from the exons ATGTCGTCAagcttcgtcgccgcgtcccAATCGTCGGCGCGAACCGGTTCGCGTTACTTCGACATCGACGATATACTCGCGACGAATCAAAAAATGCCGTGCCAGTTCGATCAGGCCGCAATCGGGCTCGGCTTCATCGATCCGAGCTCGGACGATCGCGACGTGCCCGTCGGCGCGAAACTGGAATTGCCGCTCTGGCTGGCGCGCGCGCTTgccattcgacgacgacccttcgtcgtcgtcgagcttCCCGTCGCCTATCGGACGACGTACAGGGACATTCTCTCTGCGgacgcgaacgtcgtcgatttgcacAAGCTCGGGCCTTTTTTCTACGACGTCGGAATGAAATTGCTTGAATTTGAACACGACGAAAGAGAGGCGCTGTCGCGAACGTTATTAGAA ACTTTCTTgaatcgatttcgacgtaTTATGGATTTGGCGCAAAATGCCTTTCACGAGGatacgtcgacgatgacggaaaAATTGGACAATGTAGAACGATGGCTTTTTGATGCCGGCCAAACTGGGATGAGGCAGTTTGAGATTTGGGAGCGAATGACGAGCAGCCGACTCGTTGCTTCGACAGCGGCAGTCAATCACCGAAAACGCAAACGAGATAATAGAGAATAA
- the LOC136185529 gene encoding breast cancer anti-estrogen resistance protein 1-like, with product MRMAYEVAQALFDNFGDDVAGDELSFRKGEVVTVLERNYQNMDGWWLCSLRGRTAIAPGNYFVILTPEQQQLLYAKMNAYETSTTQSPRRSPQRSGSSAGLPVGAGASFDTYDTPPMMRSATLPRGVGGIKANDRFEATEMGNKVASGPPPPSASVRSSTSADGSETYDVLPASRSRRLPSVADVDPPYTELSEDEERGDPREIDVSASVALKRLGQIQQKQIDPNVKRLNASVTKHWLRAETVHEKVDALVPIGSEIKAGLRELDRFCFDLTANAEKATDRTLKTKLDKLRAPVDETRRAIREIVKALRREKSDVATLQDNLQDLVSTAMRLPQDVRELVVFVRVNSSLLFKSDDPATGAPDSPRSSRADSTADVSSQFSGGGGGPVAGTSMTMPYFRSGLDSSSLSASMDSISDASMSSKRNSIADPSPQHPSPRVKTPDRPPVDETPPPPPPARRSSGSLRGRALSEIALSPGQLSTSEKALLSYYSVHMQTLFPDLTQSVQHLCAAAKGEPNEFVPKAKYVIVSAYKLVYIADALFQKILHVQLRNHVVHCSNKLSDAIKQVVDFTKRAALDYPSKYAVQKMVESISLVPEAARALADSIKEGSEM from the exons ATGAGAATGGCTTACGAG GTCGCTCAAGCGCTTTTTGACaacttcggcgacgacgttgccggCGACGAGCTGAGCTTTCGCAAAGGCGAAGTCGTCACCGTACTCGAGAGAAATTACCAGAACATGGACGGCTGGTGGCTGTGCTCACTTCGAGGCCGAACGGCGATCGCGCCGGGAAACTACTTCGTCATTCTCACGCCCGAACAGCAGCAGCTTCTTTACGCCAAAATGAACGCCTACGAAACATCGACCACGCAATCACCGCGAAGATCGCCGCAGCGGTCGGGATCGTCAGCGGGGTTACCCGTGGGAGCGGGCGCTTCATTCGACACGTACGATACGCCGCCTATGATGCGATCGGCTACGCTGCCTCGTGGCGTCGGCGGCATAAAAGCAAACGATCGTTTTGAAGCAACCGAAATGGGCAACAAAGTAGCATCGGGGCCCCCGCCCCCGTCAGCCTCGGTACGATCGTCGACTTCGGCCGACGGGAGCGAAACGTATGACGTCTTACCGgcttcgcgttcgcgtcgtttgcccagcgtcgccgacgtcgatccgcCGTACACGGAGTtgagcgaagacgaagaacgcgGCGATCCGCGCGAGATCGACGTTTCGGCGAGCGTCGCGCTGAAACGACTCGGGCAAATACAACAGAAACAAATCGATCCCAACGTGAAACGTTTGAACGCGAGCGTAACGAAACATTGGCTCAGAGCGGAAACGGTGCACGAAAAAGTCGACGCTCTCGTCCCGATTGGTAGCGAAATCAAAGCGGGATTGCGCGAACTCGATCGATTCTGTttcgatttgacggcgaaTGCGGAAAAAGCGACCGATCGAACgctgaagacgaaattggacAAATTGCGCGCacccgtcgacgaaacgcgtcgcgcTATTCGAGAAATTGTCAAAGCTCTTCGCCGGGAGAAGTCCGATGTCGCGACGTTGCAGGACAATCTGCAAGatctcgtttcgacggcgatgcGTCTGCCTCAAGACGTGCGCGAACTCGTCGTATTCGTGCGCGTCAATAGCAGTCTTCTAttcaaaagcgacgatccGGCGACGGGGGCCCCGGATTCCCCGCGTAGCTCGCGTGCCGATTCGACCGCCGACGTTTCCAGTCAGTTTAGCGGTGGGGGCGGAGGTCCCGTCGCGGGCACGTCGATGACTATGCCCTACTTTCGTTCGGGtctcgactcgtcgtcgttgagcgCGAGCATGGATAGCATATCGGAcgcgtcgatgtcgtcgaaacgaaattCCATCGCCGATCCGTCGCCACAGCATCCGAGCCCGCGCGTCAAAACACCGGATCGCCCGCCTGTGGAcgagacgccgccgccgccgccccccGCGCGCCGATCGTCCGGGTCGTTGCGTGGGCGCGCTCTGTCGGAAATCGCTCTATCTCCCGGTCAattgtcgacgtcggagaAAGCGCTTCTGAGCTATTATTCGGTTCACATGCAGACCCTCTTTCCCGATTTGACGCAATCCGTTCAGCATCTATGCGCCGCGGCGAAAGGCGAGCCGAACGAGTTCGTACCCAAGGCGAAATACGTCATTGTCAGTGCCTACAAGCTCGTCTACATCGCCGACGCGCTCTTTCAGAAGATCCTTCACGTCCAGCTACGGAATCATGTCGTCCATTGCAGCAATAAATTGTCGGATGCTATCAAGCAGGTGGTCGACTTCACCAAGCGAGCCGCGCTCGATTATCCGTCCAAGTACGCCGTTCAGAAGATGGTCGAAAGCATTAGTCTCGTACCGGAAGCGGCGCGAGCCCTAGCGGACTCTATCAAAGAAGGATCCGAAATGTAG
- the LOC136185533 gene encoding probable D-lactate dehydrogenase, mitochondrial, producing the protein MSFSLLCRNAVRSSRFLLYRHIATQQDPVVRQLEAVVGKSNVSLSQSAREHHGKDESYHKCHPADVVVWPESTEQVSAVATLCYGNGVPMVPFGTGTGLEGGVNAMEGGVCIDLSKMDQIRDLHAEDFDVSVEPGVTLHTLNTYLRDTGLWFPVDPGADASLCGMAATSASGTNAVRYGTMRENVMNLEVVLPSGTIIDTAGRGRRAKKTAAGYNLTNLFVGSEGTLGIITRTTLRLYGVPEQTVAAVCPFPSIKAAVDTTIQVIQSGIQVARIEFLDEHQMDACNKYSDLNYDVAPTLFVEFHGSEQGIESQAEVLGEIARDNGGTNFLWEKEFEKRQKLWKARHNAYYACLAIVPDTKGYITDVCVPISKLPDVVVETRKDMDECGLLGTMCGHVGDGNFHCFLIIDPDNADEVRRAKAFGNRLGRRALAVGGTCTGEHGIGRGKVNLLEEEVGEGAIEAMRMLKRTFDPKGLMNPGKIISS; encoded by the exons ATGTCATTCTCGCTTCTCTGCAGAAACGCAGTCCGCTCGAGTCGATTCCTGCTCTATCGTCAT ATAGCAACGCAGCAGGATCCGGTCGTGCGTCAACTcgaagccgtcgtcggcAAATCGAACGTCTCGCTGTCCCAATCGGCTCGCGAGCACCACGGCAAAGACGAATCGTACCACAAATGCCATCCGGCGGACGTGGTCGTGTGGCCCGAATCGACGGAACAGGTGAGCGCCGTTGCGACGCTCTGCTACGGAAACGGAGTGCCGATGGTCCCTTTCGGCACGGGAACGGGACTCGAGGGAGGAGTCAACGCTATGGAA GGAGGCGTCTGTATCGATTTATCGAAAATGGATCAAATACGGGACCTGCATGCTGaggattttgacgtcagcgttGAACCGGGAGTGACGTTGCACACGTTGAATACTTATTTGAGAGACACGGGGCTTTGGTTTCCTGTTG ATCCGGGTGCTGACGCTTCCCTGTGTGGGATGGCAGCGACGAGTGCGTCAGGAACAAACGCAGTCAG ATATGGCACCATGCGTGAAAACGTCATGAATTTGGAAGTGGTTCTCCCAAGCGGAACAATCATTGACACGGCCGGCAGAGGACGAAGGGCAAAGAAGACGGCTGCCGGATATAATCTCACCAACCTCTTTGTTGGTTCCGAGGGAACCCTTGGAATCATAACTAGAACGACGCTGAGACTTTACGGCGTTCCTGAGCAG ACTGTAGCGGCGGTGTGTCCGTTTCCTTCTATAAAAGCTGCGGTTGATACGACAATACAGGTGATACAGAGCGGAATACAGGTGGCTAGAATTG AATTTCTGGATGAGCACCAGATGGACGCTTGTAATAAATATTCCGACTTGAACTACGACGTTGCACCCACGCTTTTCGTTGAATTTCACGGGAGTGAACAGGGAATCGAAAGCCAAGCGGAAGTTCTCG GGGAAATTGCAAGGGACAACGGTGGAACGAATTTTCTATGGGAAAAAGAGTTTGAAAAGCGACAGAAACTGTGGAAAGCAAGACACAACGCATACTACGCCTGTCTAGCAATCGTTCCGGATACCAAAGGCTACATAACTGACGTTTGCGTTCCCATATCAAAACTCCCCGACGTTGTAGTCGAAACGAGGAAAGATATGGATGAATGCGGATTACTTG GCACAATGTGCGGTCATGTGGGTGACGGGAATTTTCACTGTTTTCTTATTATTGACCCCGATAACGCGGATGAAGTCAGAAGAGCGAAAGCTTTTGGGAATCGGCTTGGAAG GAGAGCGTTGGCTGTGggcggcacgtgcacggGAGAACACGGAATAGGACGTGGGAAGGTCAATCTTCTTGAGGAAGAAGTGGGCGAAGGGGCAATAGAAGCAATGCGAATGCTCAAGAGAACGTTCGACCCCAAAGGACTCATGAACCCGGGAAAAATTATCTCGtcataa